CAGTTTTAACTAGCAGTCATGCATTGTCTCTGTTGATGTTTTTACTATATCACTGTTCATTGCTCATGTCAATTGGTTAAATCGCTTACTTTATTGCATTTATTTTGTGCATATTATCCAATTCAATTCCTCTGCATTTTATGATACTATAGACTATATTGCAAACGTTTGCGTCTCCATCGGGTTTTTCTGTCCATCAGGCGGCGCATCCGGACTATATGATGAAAAGGAGCTGATCGAACATGAAGATCCTCGACCGCTACATCCAGCAGCTGCTGGAAAAAAGCAGCCCTCAAAAGCCCGTCTGGAATATCGAAAAGATCCGGCAGGGAGCCAGACCATCCTGGAACTACATGGACGGATGTATGATCAAAGCCATACTGGAGCTTTACCATATTACAAAAAAAGAAGCCTACTTAACCTTTGCCGACCATTTTATCGACTACTTTGTGGAGGAGGACGGCTCCATCAAATCCTACCGTCCCGAAGAGCACAACCTGGACAATGTGAACGCCGGCAAGACCCTGTTCGACTTATACGAGCTGACCGGAAAAGAGAAATACCGGAAGGCCATCGACACCGTATACAGCCAGCTCACCACCCAGCCCCGCACCTCCACCGGCAATTTCTGGCACAAGGAGATCTATCCGAACCAGATCTGGCTGGACGGCCTTTACATGGCTCAGCCCTTCTATATGCAGTACGAGCTGACCTACCATAACGGAGAACACTGCCTGGACAGCTACAGCCAGTTCATAAATGTGTACAATCTGATGAGGGATTTAAGGAATGGCCTTTACTACCACGCTTATGATGATTCCCGCCAGGCATTTTGGTGCGACAAGGTGACCGGCCTGTCTGATAACTTCTGGCTCCGTGCCCTGGGCTGGTACGCCATGGCCCTGATCGACACCATGGAAGTCATGCCGGAGGACCGCCTGGGAGATGAGAAAAAAGAACTGAACCGCATCTATAAAGAATTGATTGATTCCATGCTGCCTTACCAGGATGATGAGACCGGCATGTGGTACCAGGTGGTAAACCACGGCGGCATCGCCCCCAATTATCTGGAGACCTCCGGCTCCGCGATCTTCGCTTACGCTATTATGAAAAGTGTGCGGCTGGGATTCCTTGAGGATGCTTACTATGGTTTCGGGAGAAAAGCCTTCGACGGCATCTGTGAGAAATATCTGTCCGAGGTAGACGGGGAACTTCAGTTGGACGGCATCTGCCTGGTAGCCGGCCTGGGGAACCGTGAGATGCGCGAAGGCACCTTCGACTATTATATGCGGGAACCGGTGGTGAAGAATGAGGCGAAAGGCATAGCGCCTCTGATCCTCGCCTATATCGAGACTTTATTTCATGAAAAAACGCTGTGATGAATTGCTCCACCCACAATATCAAGATCTCATAAATTAAAACTCCTGCGAGGGAATCTTCTCATCTCCTCGCAGGAGTTTTATTATCCATGTAATGCCACTGCCAGATTCAGATACCCGGCAAATGTGATCCATGCCAGATACGGGATCATCAACCACGCTGCCTCCCTGGATATCCGGGCAAATTTTCGGATCGTCTCAAATACAAGATACCACAGCAGGAGCAGCCAGAAAAATGCCACCCAGTATGCCCCGGCCCGGAAATACAGGACCGGCCAGACAGCATTGACCGCCAACTGCGCAAGATACCATTTCAGCGCAGACTTTTTCTCCGGTGATCCTGACCGGTATATCAGCCATGCTGCAATTCCCATAAGGATGTACAGGATGGTCCATACTACCGGAAAGACCCAGCCGGGCGGCGCAAGCGGCGGTTTGTACATACTCTCATACTGTTCCATGCTGCCTGCCACCAGGCTCCCTGCAAGGCCACCTGTCCCCAGGCTTACCGCAAGGCTGCACAGCAGTTCAAGCCACTTCTTTTTCATATCAGCATTCTCCTTTTCGGAATTGATGTTCCTTCCAGGGTTACACTGATAGTTTATTCCGGACAGACCGGAACCATTCTATATTTTGCGCTTCAGGCCTCTCAGATACGCTTTCCTGTCAGACGGGATCTGATAGCTCTCCACCGCCTTCTGTATACACTTGTTATGGACCCACGGCTCCAGCCGGTTCTGCTCCAGCCAGGGCAGCGCCGCATCGTACTGCTTTGTCAGCGCCGTCGCAAAATACCAGGCAACCGCCATCCGGATATAGTATTCCTCCAATTGAACCGCCGCCAGCTCAAGATATTCCGGCTCAAATTCCGTTTCCAGATAAAACCACATCAGCATACGGATCCCATAGCGTACCGTGTAGACCTTATCCGAAACGAGCCATCTGCGGATATGCTCCAGCAGCTCCGGCAGGTGGCTTTTAAAAACCTTCGGGGTGACCAGGTCACAGGTGGCCCAGTTGTCTACATAGGGCAGGAACTGCTCCAGCTGTTCTGCGCAGGCCTCAAAGTCCCGCACCTGCTCGATCAGGAAACCGTGCAGATTCCATTCCTCATAGTACTGATGGGGGAGTTTTTTTAAGAATTCCTCCTTCTCCTGCTGCCGGAAAAGCTCTTTTGCCAGTTTGCGGAGCTGCGGGGTACGCACTCCAATGACCGTCTCCGGATTCACATTGGGTATCAGCCTGCTGTTGAAATCGCGATACTTTAAATCCTGCATTTCAAACAGGCGCTGCTGCACATATCGCTCCATATCCATTTATACTGTCCCTCCGGCTCCGCTGCCTTCGTCGTTTTCGTCAATTTCACCTTCCACGCGATCCAGCAAAAATTCCGCAAGGACCGCATTGCTCACATCCACGCCCAGCTCTGTCAGGCGCACGCAGGGCGCCTCCATCTCGATCAGCCCCTGCTCCTGCAGCTTAGGCAGCACGTCTCCGTACACATTCCACAGGTTATGTCCGAACCGCTCCAGGAATTCACTTCCCGACACCCCCCGCATCATGCGCAGGCCCAGGAACATGAATTCCTCCATCCGGTCCTCCAGGCTCAGCTCTGTTATATCCCGGGCGGCAGCTCCCCCTTCATAGAGGTTTAAGGACAGATATTCCTCCAGGTCCCCGGTGTTGTGATAACGGTGTCCAAAGGTATAGGACGACGCCCCCAGGCCCAGCCCCAGGTACTCCACGCCGGTCCAGTAACCGATATTGTGGCGGCACTCAAACCCGGGCCGGGCATAGTTGGATATCTCATACCGCTCATAGCCCTGGGCCGCCATCATCTCTTTCGTCAGATGATAGATCTCCCGGTCCGTCTCCTCGTCAGGCAGATCCGGCAGATCCCCGCGCCACGAGCTCGCCCTCGCCGCGTCTGCCTCCTTATCTGCCTTCGGTGCGCCTGCCGCATCCTCTGCCGCCGCTTTTCCAAACCGTTCGTAAAACGGCGTCCCCTCCTCAATGATCAGGCTGTAGGCGGAAATATGCTCCGGCTTCAGCATCATCACCTTGCGCAGGGTTGTCTTCCAGGAATGCACATCCTGTCCCGGCAGCGCCGACATCAGGTCCACGTTGATATTGGTAAACCCTGCCTGACGCGCCCTCTGGTAACTCTTTAAAAATTCATCATAGGTGTGGATCCGACCCAGATATCGAAGCTCCTGGTCATCGGCGGACTGCAGTCCAAGGCTTAAGCGGTTGATGCCGCTCTGAAGATAGGACTCCAGCTTTTCCATCGTCAGAGTACCCGGATTGGCCTCCACCGTGATCTCCGCCCCCTCTGCGATATCAAAGCATTCGTAAAGAGCGGCAAACAGCTCCTCCATCAACTGGGCAGGCAGAATAGACGGAGTACCGCCGCCCACAAAAACCGTGGTCACACGATACCCCGCAAAATTCTCGCTCTGCCCGTAGATCTCTTCGATCAGCTTGTCCACGTATATCTGGTAAGCCCGCTCCGGCGCCGCAAAGGATAAAAAGTCACAGTAAGCGCATTTGCGTGCGCAAAAAGGGATATGAATATACAATTCCAGTTCTTTTTTATTCATCGTCTAATTTCAGTACACTCATGAATGCCTTTTGCGGGATCTCTACATTGCCCACCTGACGCATCCGTTTCTTTCCTTCTTTTTGCTTTTCCAACAGTTTTTTCTTTCTCGTGATATCGCCGCCGTAGCACTTGGCAAGCACGTCCTTGCGCACTGCCTTGACCGTCTCGCGGGCAATGATCTTGCCGCCCACCGCTGCCTGGATCGGGATCTCAAACAGATGGCGCGGGATCTCCTCCTTCAGCTTCTCACACATCCGCCTGCCGCGTTCATAAGCAGAATCTGCATGGACGATAAAGGACAGGGCGTCCACTTCCTCTTTGTTGATCAGGATATCCAGCTTCACAAGCTCCGACCGCTCATAGTCCTTCATCTCATAATCGAAGGAGGCATAGCCGCGGGAACGGGATTTTAACGCATCAAAGAAATCATAGATGATCTCATTGAGCGGCAGGTCATATTTGAGCAGAGCGCGCGTCTCCTCCATATACTCCATGCCGTTGTATATACCGCGCCTCTCCTGGCACAGGGTCATGATGGCTCCCACAAACTCGGTCGTCACCATGATCTCCGCGCTGACGACCGGCTCCTCCATATACTCAATCTCCGTCGGGTCAGGCAGGTTGGACGGATTGGTCAGCTCCAGCATCTCCCCGTTCTTCTTGTGTACGCGGTAAACAACGCCGGGCGCCGTGGTGACCAGGTCTAAATTGTACTCGCGCTCCAGCCTCTCCTGGATGATCTCCAAATGCAGCAGCCCCAGGAATCCGCACCGGAAACCAAAACCCAATGCCACTGAGGTCTCCGGCTCAAAAAACAGGGATGCGTCGTTTAACTGCAGCTTCTCCAAGGCATCCCGCAGATCATTGTATCTGGCGCCGTCCGCCGGATACAGGCCGCAGTACACCATGGAGGTGACTTTCTTGTAACCCGGAAGCGGCTCGGCGCAGGGCCTTGCGGCATCTGTGATCGTGTCGCCCACCCGGGTATCCTTCACATTCTTGATGCTGGCGGTGATATAGCCTACCATACCGGCGCTCAGGCTCTCGCAGGGAACGAACTGGCCGGCTCCGAAGTAGCCTACCTCCACCACATCCTCCTCCGCTCCTGTAGCCATCATGCGGATGCGGGTCCCCTTCTTCACCGTGCCCTCCTTGATCCGGCAGAACACGATCACCCCTTTGTAGGAGTCGTAGAGGGAATCGAAGATCAGCGCCTGGAGCGGAGCGTCCGGGTCTCCCGTGGGCGCCGGGATCTTGTGGACGATCGCTTCCAGCACATCCTCCACGTTCAGGCCGGTCTTGGCGGATATCTGGGGCGCGTCATGGGCTTCGATGCCGATCACGTCCTCGATCTCGTTGGCCACCCACTCCGGCTGGGCGCTGGGCAGGTCGATCTTGTTGATGACCGGAAATACATCCAGGTCATGGTCCAGGGCCAGGTACACGTTCGCCAGGGTCTGGGCCTCGATGCCCTGCGCCGCATCCACCACCAGGATGGCGCCGTCACAGGCTGCCAGGCTGCGGGATACCTCGTAGTTGAAGTCCACGTGTCCCGGAGTATCGATCAGGTTAAAAATATATTCTTCTCCATCCTTCGCGCGGTACACGGTACGCACCGCCTGGGATTTGATCGTGATGCCGCGCTCCCGCTCCAGATCCATATTGTCCAGCACCTGGGACTGCATCTCCCTGCTGGTGAGAAGTCCGGTATGCTCGATGATCCGGTCCGCCAGGGTGGATTTGCCGTGATCAATGTGTGCAATGATACAGAAATTGCGGATTTTGCTTTGGTCCATTACTGCCATATAGTAATTCCTTTCTGAATTCGTACTGTTCATTGTAAAACTATAGCATTTTTCTAGCTTCCTTGCAACACTATATCTAAAAGTTCCGCCAACGGCTCCATGGCGTTTAAGGCTTCTTCGGATGTGTTGTTCTGTGCGCCCACCTCGATCAGAGCCGACCGCGGACGCAGGTGCAGATTGTAGCGAAGGCCCTTTAGATAGATCTTCCGGGTAAAACCCGGGTACCTGCCCGCCGCCGCAAGCTGCATCTGAAAACCGAACGCCAGGTTCTCCTCCAGATAAGGATTGGGCAGATATTCGATGGCCCCCTCCGGAGTCCGGCTCATGCCCTGGAAGAACATGATATTGGCCGTGGGCTTTCCGTTCACCTCATGCACCAGGTGCAGGCTCTCCTTAACCCCGTCCCGGTGCAGATCCAGAATGACCTGGATCGTAGGGTTTTCCTGTAAGATCCTGGTGATCCCCTCCAGAGCATAGGTGTAAGCCCGGTTCCGGTCCAGCTTTCCGCCCTGGATGTCATAGGTGCCTGTATCATGGATGACATTCCAGCCTTTGGCCCGCAGAAGCTCAGCCAGATAATCCCCGTTGCCCACCACCGTTGCGCCGGGATTTGACGGTCCAAAGTCCGCGTATTCCTCCTGGGAGTGGGTGTGGTAGATCAGGATCTGCGGCACGGAGCTGTCTTTTTCCAGCTTGAGGTCTGTCCCCAGCAGTGTCTCCGCCTTCATCACGTCACGCCCTGCCGTGGTTGAGGTATGGACGCTGTAAAAATGCTTCATCAGATAATCGTAGTCCTGAAGCTGGGCCATGGTGATCTGGGAGCCCGCCGCCAGAGCCGAAGCGGCAGCCGCGGCATCTCCTCCACCTGCGGTTCCGGTCCCGCCTGCGCCGTCTGCCATCCCAGCCCCGCCGGAACCAGCCCCACTGCCAGCTTTGGTCCCCCCAGAGCCATCTGCCGTACCGCCCCCATAAGCGTCTCCCGCCAGATCCGCCGCGGATACCAGCCCTGCCGATTCCGGCCCGTCCGCTCCTGTATTTTCAGACAAAAACAGGTATCCGTATGTATCATACGCATACCTGTATTCCTGGTAGATTTGATAGGACGGGTCCTGCCCGTACACGGTCTTTGTCTCTGTCAGGGTTGCCGCCGGATAGCGGACCTGCAGCAGCGCCAGAACCAGTACCTCAAGAAACCAGCTTAAGGATTTACTCAAACCGGACGATTTCCTTTTTCAGCCTTTTCATAATCTTCTTTTCCAGTCTGGATATGTAAGACTGGGAGATACCAAGTAAGTCCGCCACCTCTTTCTGTGTCATCTCCGTTCCTTCTGCATCCTTCAGCCCGTACCGCAGCTCTACGATCTTGCGTTCCCTCGGGTTTAACCGGCTGATCGCCGCTTTTAAGAGTTCCTTTTCTGTCTCATCCTCCAGGCCCCGGTAGATGATGTCCTCATCAGTCCCCAGAATATCCGACAAAAGCAGTTCATTGCCGTCCCAATCCACGTTCAGAGGCTCGTCGATGGAAACCTCCATCCTTGTCTTGTTGTTCCGCCGCAGATACATGAGGATCTCATTCTCAATGCAGCGGGAAGCGTAGGTCGCCAGCTTGATATTCTTTGCCGGGTTGAAAGTGTTGATCGCCTTGATCAGCCCTATGGTCCCGATCGAGATCAGGTCCTCCACCCCTACGCAGGTGTTGTCGAATTTCTTTGCGATGTAGACCACCAGGCGCAGATTATGTTCGATCAGAAGGGAGCGCGCCTCCTTCTCCTCCTCCGTCCCCAGACGGGCTATCATCTCCGCTTCCCTCTTGCTGTCCAGCGGAGGCGGCAGGATGTCTGCGCCTCCTATGTAATGCACTTCCCCCTGCTTCTGCCACAGCATCGTCTTAAACGACGACGTTGCCTTAAATTGAAATCGGTTCGGTATGGAAACCTTTACTATCATTGTTCTATCCTCCAAGTTTATGTCTCTGATCTTATTCTTGAGTTTCCGCATTTTGCAGCGGCGGTGGCCGGGGAACAGAGAAAAAGCGGTTTTGCTCTGTTCCCCGGCCGCCGCCGCTGCAAAATGCGGAAACTCAAGTCTTACTGTTCTCCATGCAGAAGCATTTCGTACTGATGCCGGGATGACAACGGTTCCCGGCTTATGGCAAGCCACGGCTTCTCATAACATTTCACCAGCTTCCCCTCCCGGACCACA
This portion of the Clostridium sp. AN503 genome encodes:
- a CDS encoding glycoside hydrolase family 88 protein, giving the protein MKILDRYIQQLLEKSSPQKPVWNIEKIRQGARPSWNYMDGCMIKAILELYHITKKEAYLTFADHFIDYFVEEDGSIKSYRPEEHNLDNVNAGKTLFDLYELTGKEKYRKAIDTVYSQLTTQPRTSTGNFWHKEIYPNQIWLDGLYMAQPFYMQYELTYHNGEHCLDSYSQFINVYNLMRDLRNGLYYHAYDDSRQAFWCDKVTGLSDNFWLRALGWYAMALIDTMEVMPEDRLGDEKKELNRIYKELIDSMLPYQDDETGMWYQVVNHGGIAPNYLETSGSAIFAYAIMKSVRLGFLEDAYYGFGRKAFDGICEKYLSEVDGELQLDGICLVAGLGNREMREGTFDYYMREPVVKNEAKGIAPLILAYIETLFHEKTL
- a CDS encoding TspO/MBR family protein → MKKKWLELLCSLAVSLGTGGLAGSLVAGSMEQYESMYKPPLAPPGWVFPVVWTILYILMGIAAWLIYRSGSPEKKSALKWYLAQLAVNAVWPVLYFRAGAYWVAFFWLLLLWYLVFETIRKFARISREAAWLMIPYLAWITFAGYLNLAVALHG
- a CDS encoding DNA alkylation repair protein — protein: MDMERYVQQRLFEMQDLKYRDFNSRLIPNVNPETVIGVRTPQLRKLAKELFRQQEKEEFLKKLPHQYYEEWNLHGFLIEQVRDFEACAEQLEQFLPYVDNWATCDLVTPKVFKSHLPELLEHIRRWLVSDKVYTVRYGIRMLMWFYLETEFEPEYLELAAVQLEEYYIRMAVAWYFATALTKQYDAALPWLEQNRLEPWVHNKCIQKAVESYQIPSDRKAYLRGLKRKI
- the hemW gene encoding radical SAM family heme chaperone HemW, translated to MNKKELELYIHIPFCARKCAYCDFLSFAAPERAYQIYVDKLIEEIYGQSENFAGYRVTTVFVGGGTPSILPAQLMEELFAALYECFDIAEGAEITVEANPGTLTMEKLESYLQSGINRLSLGLQSADDQELRYLGRIHTYDEFLKSYQRARQAGFTNINVDLMSALPGQDVHSWKTTLRKVMMLKPEHISAYSLIIEEGTPFYERFGKAAAEDAAGAPKADKEADAARASSWRGDLPDLPDEETDREIYHLTKEMMAAQGYERYEISNYARPGFECRHNIGYWTGVEYLGLGLGASSYTFGHRYHNTGDLEEYLSLNLYEGGAAARDITELSLEDRMEEFMFLGLRMMRGVSGSEFLERFGHNLWNVYGDVLPKLQEQGLIEMEAPCVRLTELGVDVSNAVLAEFLLDRVEGEIDENDEGSGAGGTV
- the lepA gene encoding translation elongation factor 4 — protein: MAVMDQSKIRNFCIIAHIDHGKSTLADRIIEHTGLLTSREMQSQVLDNMDLERERGITIKSQAVRTVYRAKDGEEYIFNLIDTPGHVDFNYEVSRSLAACDGAILVVDAAQGIEAQTLANVYLALDHDLDVFPVINKIDLPSAQPEWVANEIEDVIGIEAHDAPQISAKTGLNVEDVLEAIVHKIPAPTGDPDAPLQALIFDSLYDSYKGVIVFCRIKEGTVKKGTRIRMMATGAEEDVVEVGYFGAGQFVPCESLSAGMVGYITASIKNVKDTRVGDTITDAARPCAEPLPGYKKVTSMVYCGLYPADGARYNDLRDALEKLQLNDASLFFEPETSVALGFGFRCGFLGLLHLEIIQERLEREYNLDLVTTAPGVVYRVHKKNGEMLELTNPSNLPDPTEIEYMEEPVVSAEIMVTTEFVGAIMTLCQERRGIYNGMEYMEETRALLKYDLPLNEIIYDFFDALKSRSRGYASFDYEMKDYERSELVKLDILINKEEVDALSFIVHADSAYERGRRMCEKLKEEIPRHLFEIPIQAAVGGKIIARETVKAVRKDVLAKCYGGDITRKKKLLEKQKEGKKRMRQVGNVEIPQKAFMSVLKLDDE
- a CDS encoding stage II sporulation protein P, translating into MSKSLSWFLEVLVLALLQVRYPAATLTETKTVYGQDPSYQIYQEYRYAYDTYGYLFLSENTGADGPESAGLVSAADLAGDAYGGGTADGSGGTKAGSGAGSGGAGMADGAGGTGTAGGGDAAAAASALAAGSQITMAQLQDYDYLMKHFYSVHTSTTAGRDVMKAETLLGTDLKLEKDSSVPQILIYHTHSQEEYADFGPSNPGATVVGNGDYLAELLRAKGWNVIHDTGTYDIQGGKLDRNRAYTYALEGITRILQENPTIQVILDLHRDGVKESLHLVHEVNGKPTANIMFFQGMSRTPEGAIEYLPNPYLEENLAFGFQMQLAAAGRYPGFTRKIYLKGLRYNLHLRPRSALIEVGAQNNTSEEALNAMEPLAELLDIVLQGS
- the sigE gene encoding RNA polymerase sporulation sigma factor SigE, which encodes MIVKVSIPNRFQFKATSSFKTMLWQKQGEVHYIGGADILPPPLDSKREAEMIARLGTEEEKEARSLLIEHNLRLVVYIAKKFDNTCVGVEDLISIGTIGLIKAINTFNPAKNIKLATYASRCIENEILMYLRRNNKTRMEVSIDEPLNVDWDGNELLLSDILGTDEDIIYRGLEDETEKELLKAAISRLNPRERKIVELRYGLKDAEGTEMTQKEVADLLGISQSYISRLEKKIMKRLKKEIVRFE